The window TAAGCATAATATCGAGCTTAACGAGCTCGCTCTTTTGGAATCCTGTGATTTCGTAATCCATACTCGCATAGCCGCGCGTGCGGGACTTCAAATCGTCGACACCTCGCGCGCGAAATTGATCTACGATATTCCTCTTGCGGAGATCGTCTACGACTTTTTCGACGATTTGAAGTCCCGCACGCGCGGCTATGCGAGTATGGATTACGAAATCACAGGATTCCAAAAGAGCGAGCTCGTTAAGCTCGATATTATGCTTAACGGCGAAGTTTGCGACGCTTTGAGTTTGATCGTCCATAAGGACGACGCGTATCCCCGCGGCAGGACGATCGCGGAGAAACTCAAAGAAGTGATCCCGCGCCAAATGTTCGAAATCCCGATCCAAGCCACCGTCGGCGGGAAAGTCATTGCGCGCGAAACGGTCAAGGCGATGCGTAAAGACGTCCTTGCCAAGTGCTACGGCGGCGATATAACGAGAAAGAAAAAGCTTCTCGAAAAGCAAAAAGAGGGTAAAAAGAGGATGCGGCAGGTCGGCAGCGTCAGCCTTCCGAGCGAAGCCTTTATGTCTATTTTGAAGCGGTGAGATCTTTTTTCGACGATTTTTCCCTGTATATTCATATCCCGTATTGCGCTTCGAAATGCGCGTACTGCGATTTTTTGTCCTTTGCGGATCGAACGACGATGCGCGATTATTTCGGCGCGCTCGTCAAGGAGATCGAAAGAGAATCGAAAAAGCATAAGAGAAAGGTGACGAGCGTCTATATCGGCGGGGGAACGCCGTCGCTTACCACTGCATTTTTCCCTGCGCTCAAAGACGCGATCTTCGGGAATTTCTCCGTCGAGAGCGATGCGGAAATCAGCGTCGAAGCGAATCCCGAAAGCGTAACGGAAGAATTCGTCCGCGCGGCGAAGGACCTCGGCGTCAACCGAGTCAGCCTCGGCGTCCAGTCTTTGTCCGATCGCCTCTTAAAGCGGATCGGTCGCGTTCACGACGAAAAAACGGCGCTTGCCGCGCTGACGCTCTTGACCGAAAATTTTCCTTCCGTCGGCGCGGACGTAATGGTCGGGCTTCCTTCCGAGACGGATTCGGACGTTTCGGAGACGATCGAAAAACTTTCCGATTTTCCGCTGTCGCATCTGTCCTGTTACGGTTTGATCCTCGAAAAGGGGACGAGATTATACGAAGAAGCGAAACACGGCGATTTTATACCCGACGAGGACCTTTCCGCGGATCGTTACGATCTCGCTTGCGATCTCCTCGGGAAGCGCGGGTTTTCGCGCTATGAGATCAGTAACTTTTGCCGCGACGGAAAAGTCTGCCGATATAATACCTCCGTTTGGCAGTACGCGGATTATCTCGGTCTCGGTCTCGGAGCGAGTTCTTTTATCAAGCGCGACGGAGGATTTCCCGCATCGCGCAGGCGCAACGCGCGCGATCTTATCAAATATATCGAAAGCGAAGGCGCGGCGCGCCCCGCCTTTCAAAGGATCGACTCGGAAGAGGGAAAAGAAGAATTCATTATGCTCGGTTTGCGCCTTTCCGAGGGGCTGGATCTCGCTCGTTACCGTTTGCTTTTCGGATCGGATCTTCTCGAAGAGAGGGCGGAAAATCTTGAAAAACTCGCTCCTTTTCTCTTGTTTTCCGAGGATAAACTTGCGATCAGACCCGAATTTTTTTACGTCTCGAATTCGATCATTTCCGATCTAATATAATATATTGTTATTTGTTTATTTGTGTTTTTCCGCACGCAATCATTATCGGATTTTTGTCGTCGCGGAATTTTTTTGGAAAATTTTCGAAAAAACGGCATAAAGGGGTTGACAAAGGAACATAATGGTAATACAATGTTAGCAGTCGAAAGTCGAGAGTGCTAACACTCGAAAAAGAAAACTGCCAAGGCAGTAAAGGAGGCAAAAAGATGGACCTTTCCGCGAGGAAAAGAAAAATTCTCGGATTACTCGTCGAGCGGTACATTAAAACAGCCGAACCCGTTTCGAGTTCAGAGATCAAAACGTTATACGGCGAGGATATCAGCTCCGCGACGATCCGCAGCGAGCTTTCCGCG of the Clostridia bacterium genome contains:
- a CDS encoding elongation factor 4, whose product is KHNIELNELALLESCDFVIHTRIAARAGLQIVDTSRAKLIYDIPLAEIVYDFFDDLKSRTRGYASMDYEITGFQKSELVKLDIMLNGEVCDALSLIVHKDDAYPRGRTIAEKLKEVIPRQMFEIPIQATVGGKVIARETVKAMRKDVLAKCYGGDITRKKKLLEKQKEGKKRMRQVGSVSLPSEAFMSILKR
- the hemW gene encoding radical SAM family heme chaperone HemW, with amino-acid sequence MRSFFDDFSLYIHIPYCASKCAYCDFLSFADRTTMRDYFGALVKEIERESKKHKRKVTSVYIGGGTPSLTTAFFPALKDAIFGNFSVESDAEISVEANPESVTEEFVRAAKDLGVNRVSLGVQSLSDRLLKRIGRVHDEKTALAALTLLTENFPSVGADVMVGLPSETDSDVSETIEKLSDFPLSHLSCYGLILEKGTRLYEEAKHGDFIPDEDLSADRYDLACDLLGKRGFSRYEISNFCRDGKVCRYNTSVWQYADYLGLGLGASSFIKRDGGFPASRRRNARDLIKYIESEGAARPAFQRIDSEEGKEEFIMLGLRLSEGLDLARYRLLFGSDLLEERAENLEKLAPFLLFSEDKLAIRPEFFYVSNSIISDLI